One Denticeps clupeoides chromosome 10, fDenClu1.1, whole genome shotgun sequence genomic window carries:
- the LOC114798393 gene encoding anoctamin-7-like isoform X2 yields the protein MPKRKKSTEQMDREVLLNLDSSAEPQNNDSYGSLQNGGFIPPRYLTAAADDDDDNDPIYTHNYSVPSAPPAQPKGNLFRDGKTKIDFVLVWEVKTSRKRRSRGMSGSEVETGQSRSEKKRAYQASLREKFIHNLESAGLQMEKEEAASAKKTIHYLKLSAPWDMMVYYAEELCLRAPLQAQPNPDFNTSARVLQKLHVPNVMSQSVPNRPVDYYTCAFRKSKMEKFLGSENHDTYFTNTQRHRVVYEILARTVYGKRKRAEVGVARLLSEGVFTAAYPLHEGPFEAADHEVSPEVLNPRQVLFQYWARWTKWYKYQPLDHIREYFGEKIAIYFAWLGFYTTWLVPAALVGTFVFISGIISMGSNTPAKEICNSGGRYLMCPLCETCSPWNLSDICPMAKVGYLFDHPGTVFFSVFMSFWAVTFLEYWKRKNATLAHHWDCMDFQEVEERPRPEFAAMAPAMEHNPVTGVKEPYFPEKARISRMLTGSMVIVIMLCVVMIFLVTVIIYRSIVSVMMFETGSSVLRTQAGNIANISSSMVNLALILLMGQVYTALAEQLTKWEMHRTQTQYEDAFTFKVFVFQFVNFYSSPFYVAFFKGRFVGYPGHYGTLFGMRNEDCGPGGCLIELAEQLFVIMVGKQLINNVQEFVIPKLKAWKQKKSMASVKKSQESHDPRRWEKDYELIECEGLFEEYLEIVLQFGFITIFVAAFPLAPLFALLNNWAEVRLDAHKFVCEYRRPVAERAQNIGVWFIILEALSHLSVIVNAFLIAFTSDFLPRLLYQYRYNQELHGYVNFTLAYSPPGYNLTSHTVCRYKAFRDENGNYTLVYWELLAVRLSFIIAFEHVVFFVLRVIDWMVPDVPESLEIKVKRERYLAKQALADNQEALLVSRGQLPVQQATQLAT from the exons ATGCCGAAGAGGAAAAAGAGCACGGAGCAGATGGACCGCGAGGTTCTGCTTAATCTGGACAGCAGTGCCGAGCCTCAGAACAATGACAGCTATGGCAGCCTGCAGAATGGAGGCTTCATCCCTCCCAGATAC ctcaCTGCCgcagctgatgatgatgatgacaatgaccCTATCTACACCCACAACTACAGTGTCCCCTCAGCACCTCCAGCCCAGCCAAAGGGCAACCTCTTCAGAGATGGCAAAACCAAAATAG ACTTTGTCCTTGTGTGGGAGGTGAAGACATCTCGGAAGCGACGTAGTCGAGGGATGTCCGGGAGTGAGGTGGAGACAGGTCAGAGCAGGTCGGAGAAGAAGAGGGCATACCAGGCATCTTTGAGGGAGAAGTTCATCCACAACCTGGAGAGCGCAGGGCTGCAAATGGAGAAG GAGGAAGCAGCCAGTGCCAAGAAGACCATCCACTACCTGAAGCTCAGCGCCCCATGGGATATGATGGTGTACTACGCAGAGGAGCTATGTCTCCGAGCACCGCTGCAG GCTCAGCCAAATCCAGACTTTAACACCTCAGCTCGGGTCCTGCAGAAGCTCCATGTGCCAAATGTGATGTCCCAATCTGTTCCCAACAGGCCGGTGGACTACTACACATGTGCCTTTCGCAAATCCAAAATGGAAAA GTTCTTGGGCTCAGAGAACCATGATACATACTTcaccaacacacagagacacagagtg gtgtaTGAGATCCTGGCTCGAACTGTGTATGGCAAACGCAAGCGTGCAGAGGTGGGCGTGGCTCGGCTTCTCAGTGAAGGGGTGTTCACCGCTGCATACCCGCTCCATGAG GGTCCGTTTGAGGCCGCAGACCACGAGGTTTCTCCAGAGGTTCTGAACCCGAGGCAGGTGTTGTTTCAGTACTGGGCTCGCTGGACTAAATGGTACAAGTATCAGCCTCTGGACCACATCAGAGAGTATTTCGGAGAGAAAATCGCCATCTACTTTGCTTGGCTTG GTTTCTACACAACATGGCTGGTCCCTGCTGCTTTGGTTGGGACATTCGTCTTTATATCAGGAATCATCTCTATGGGGTCCAACACCCCTGC TAAGGAGATCTGCAACAGTGGAGGTCGGTACCTGATGTGCCCCCTCTGTGAAACCTGCAGCCCCTGGAACTTGTCAGATATCTGTCCCATGGCCAAG GTGGGGTACCTCTTTGATCACCCTGGGACAGTTTTCTTCAGTGTCTTCATGTCCTTCTGGGCTGTCACCTTCCTGGAGTACTGGAAACGCAAGAATGCCACTCTGGCTCACCACTGGGACTGCATGGACTTCCAAGAAGTGGAG GAACGTCCTCGACCAGAGTTCGCAGCTATGGCACCAGCAATGGAACACAACCCAGTGACTGGCGTGAAGGAGCCTTATTTTCCGGAGAAAGCCAGAATCTCCCGTATGCTGACAGGGTCCATGGTCATCGTCATCATG CTTTGTGTAGTGATGATTTTCCTGGTCACTGTCATCATATACAGAAGTATAGTGAGCGTGATGATGTTTGAGACGGGCAGCTCTGTCTTGAGAACTCAG GCTGGGAATATAGCCAATATCTCGAGCAGTATGGTGAACCTCGCTCTTATCCTGCTGATGGGACAGGTCTACACTGCATTAGCAGAGCAGCTGACAAAATGGG AGATGCACCGGACCCAGACTCAGTATGAAGATGCCTTCACGTTCAAAGTGTTTGTCTTCCAGTTTGTAAATTTCTACTCCTCTCCCTTCTATGTGGCATTTTTCAAGGGAAG ATTTGTGGGATATCCTGGCCACTATGGAACACTTTTTGGCATGAGGAACGAAGAT tgtggcCCGGGTGGTTGTCTGATTGAACTGGCAGAGCAACTGTTTGTCATCATGGTCGGGAAACAGCTGATCAACAACGTCCAGGAGTTTGTTATCCC AAAGCTGAAGGCCTGGAAGCAGAAGAAATCCATGGCATCGGTGAAAAAGTCCCAGGAATCCCATGACCCTCGGCGCTGGGAGAAGGACTATGAGCTGATCGAGTGTGAGGGTCTGTTTGAAGAGTATCTGGAGATCG TCCTGCAGTTCGGCTTCATCACCATCTTCGTGGCGGCGTTCCCTCTCGCCCCGCTCTTCGCCCTGCTCAACAACTGGGCCGAGGTGCGTCTGGACGCGCACAAGTTCGTGTGCGAGTACCGCCGGCCTGTCGCTGAGCGTGCGCAGAACATCGGGGTGTGGTTCATCATCCTCGAAGCCCTGTCACACCTGTCCGTTATAGTCAAC GCTTTCCTGATTGCTTTCACGTCTGATTTCCTGCCCcggctgctgtatcagtacagGTATAATCAGGAGCTTCACGGTTACGTGAACTTCACCCTGGCCTACTCCCCGCCAGGCTACAACCTCACCAGTCACACTGTGTGCAG ATATAAGGCTTTCCGGGATGAAAATGGAAACTACACTCTGGTGTACTGGGAGTTGCTGGCTGTCAGACTCAGCTTCATCATTGCTTTTGAG CATGTGGTTTTCTTCGTGCTGCGGGTGATTGACTGGATGGTTCCAGATGTTCCAGAGTCACTGGAGATAAAGGTGAAACGTGAACGCTACCTTGCCAAGCAGGCGCTGGCGGACAACCAGGAGGCTCTGCTGGTGAGTCGTGGTCAGCTTCCAGTCCAG CAAGCGACACAGCTGGCAACCTGA
- the LOC114798393 gene encoding anoctamin-7-like isoform X3, protein MPKRKKSTEQMDREVLLNLDSSAEPQNNDSYGSLQNGGFIPPRYLTAAADDDDDNDPIYTHNYSVPSAPPAQPKGNLFRDGKTKIDFVLVWEVKTSRKRRSRGMSGSEVETGQSRSEKKRAYQASLREKFIHNLESAGLQMEKEEAASAKKTIHYLKLSAPWDMMVYYAEELCLRAPLQAQPNPDFNTSARVLQKLHVPNVMSQSVPNRPVDYYTCAFRKSKMEKFLGSENHDTYFTNTQRHRVVYEILARTVYGKRKRAEVGVARLLSEGVFTAAYPLHEGPFEAADHEVSPEVLNPRQVLFQYWARWTKWYKYQPLDHIREYFGEKIAIYFAWLGFYTTWLVPAALVGTFVFISGIISMGSNTPAKEICNSGGRYLMCPLCETCSPWNLSDICPMAKVGYLFDHPGTVFFSVFMSFWAVTFLEYWKRKNATLAHHWDCMDFQEVEERPRPEFAAMAPAMEHNPVTGVKEPYFPEKARISRMLTGSMVIVIMLCVVMIFLVTVIIYRSIVSVMMFETGSSVLRTQAGNIANISSSMVNLALILLMGQVYTALAEQLTKWEMHRTQTQYEDAFTFKVFVFQFVNFYSSPFYVAFFKGRFVGYPGHYGTLFGMRNEDCGPGGCLIELAEQLFVIMVGKQLINNVQEFVIPKLKAWKQKKSMASVKKSQESHDPRRWEKDYELIECEGLFEEYLEIVLQFGFITIFVAAFPLAPLFALLNNWAEVRLDAHKFVCEYRRPVAERAQNIGVWFIILEALSHLSVIVNAFLIAFTSDFLPRLLYQYRYNQELHGYVNFTLAYSPPGYNLTSHTVCRYKAFRDENGNYTLVYWELLAVRLSFIIAFEHVVFFVLRVIDWMVPDVPESLEIKVKRERYLAKQALADNQEALLQATQLAT, encoded by the exons ATGCCGAAGAGGAAAAAGAGCACGGAGCAGATGGACCGCGAGGTTCTGCTTAATCTGGACAGCAGTGCCGAGCCTCAGAACAATGACAGCTATGGCAGCCTGCAGAATGGAGGCTTCATCCCTCCCAGATAC ctcaCTGCCgcagctgatgatgatgatgacaatgaccCTATCTACACCCACAACTACAGTGTCCCCTCAGCACCTCCAGCCCAGCCAAAGGGCAACCTCTTCAGAGATGGCAAAACCAAAATAG ACTTTGTCCTTGTGTGGGAGGTGAAGACATCTCGGAAGCGACGTAGTCGAGGGATGTCCGGGAGTGAGGTGGAGACAGGTCAGAGCAGGTCGGAGAAGAAGAGGGCATACCAGGCATCTTTGAGGGAGAAGTTCATCCACAACCTGGAGAGCGCAGGGCTGCAAATGGAGAAG GAGGAAGCAGCCAGTGCCAAGAAGACCATCCACTACCTGAAGCTCAGCGCCCCATGGGATATGATGGTGTACTACGCAGAGGAGCTATGTCTCCGAGCACCGCTGCAG GCTCAGCCAAATCCAGACTTTAACACCTCAGCTCGGGTCCTGCAGAAGCTCCATGTGCCAAATGTGATGTCCCAATCTGTTCCCAACAGGCCGGTGGACTACTACACATGTGCCTTTCGCAAATCCAAAATGGAAAA GTTCTTGGGCTCAGAGAACCATGATACATACTTcaccaacacacagagacacagagtg gtgtaTGAGATCCTGGCTCGAACTGTGTATGGCAAACGCAAGCGTGCAGAGGTGGGCGTGGCTCGGCTTCTCAGTGAAGGGGTGTTCACCGCTGCATACCCGCTCCATGAG GGTCCGTTTGAGGCCGCAGACCACGAGGTTTCTCCAGAGGTTCTGAACCCGAGGCAGGTGTTGTTTCAGTACTGGGCTCGCTGGACTAAATGGTACAAGTATCAGCCTCTGGACCACATCAGAGAGTATTTCGGAGAGAAAATCGCCATCTACTTTGCTTGGCTTG GTTTCTACACAACATGGCTGGTCCCTGCTGCTTTGGTTGGGACATTCGTCTTTATATCAGGAATCATCTCTATGGGGTCCAACACCCCTGC TAAGGAGATCTGCAACAGTGGAGGTCGGTACCTGATGTGCCCCCTCTGTGAAACCTGCAGCCCCTGGAACTTGTCAGATATCTGTCCCATGGCCAAG GTGGGGTACCTCTTTGATCACCCTGGGACAGTTTTCTTCAGTGTCTTCATGTCCTTCTGGGCTGTCACCTTCCTGGAGTACTGGAAACGCAAGAATGCCACTCTGGCTCACCACTGGGACTGCATGGACTTCCAAGAAGTGGAG GAACGTCCTCGACCAGAGTTCGCAGCTATGGCACCAGCAATGGAACACAACCCAGTGACTGGCGTGAAGGAGCCTTATTTTCCGGAGAAAGCCAGAATCTCCCGTATGCTGACAGGGTCCATGGTCATCGTCATCATG CTTTGTGTAGTGATGATTTTCCTGGTCACTGTCATCATATACAGAAGTATAGTGAGCGTGATGATGTTTGAGACGGGCAGCTCTGTCTTGAGAACTCAG GCTGGGAATATAGCCAATATCTCGAGCAGTATGGTGAACCTCGCTCTTATCCTGCTGATGGGACAGGTCTACACTGCATTAGCAGAGCAGCTGACAAAATGGG AGATGCACCGGACCCAGACTCAGTATGAAGATGCCTTCACGTTCAAAGTGTTTGTCTTCCAGTTTGTAAATTTCTACTCCTCTCCCTTCTATGTGGCATTTTTCAAGGGAAG ATTTGTGGGATATCCTGGCCACTATGGAACACTTTTTGGCATGAGGAACGAAGAT tgtggcCCGGGTGGTTGTCTGATTGAACTGGCAGAGCAACTGTTTGTCATCATGGTCGGGAAACAGCTGATCAACAACGTCCAGGAGTTTGTTATCCC AAAGCTGAAGGCCTGGAAGCAGAAGAAATCCATGGCATCGGTGAAAAAGTCCCAGGAATCCCATGACCCTCGGCGCTGGGAGAAGGACTATGAGCTGATCGAGTGTGAGGGTCTGTTTGAAGAGTATCTGGAGATCG TCCTGCAGTTCGGCTTCATCACCATCTTCGTGGCGGCGTTCCCTCTCGCCCCGCTCTTCGCCCTGCTCAACAACTGGGCCGAGGTGCGTCTGGACGCGCACAAGTTCGTGTGCGAGTACCGCCGGCCTGTCGCTGAGCGTGCGCAGAACATCGGGGTGTGGTTCATCATCCTCGAAGCCCTGTCACACCTGTCCGTTATAGTCAAC GCTTTCCTGATTGCTTTCACGTCTGATTTCCTGCCCcggctgctgtatcagtacagGTATAATCAGGAGCTTCACGGTTACGTGAACTTCACCCTGGCCTACTCCCCGCCAGGCTACAACCTCACCAGTCACACTGTGTGCAG ATATAAGGCTTTCCGGGATGAAAATGGAAACTACACTCTGGTGTACTGGGAGTTGCTGGCTGTCAGACTCAGCTTCATCATTGCTTTTGAG CATGTGGTTTTCTTCGTGCTGCGGGTGATTGACTGGATGGTTCCAGATGTTCCAGAGTCACTGGAGATAAAGGTGAAACGTGAACGCTACCTTGCCAAGCAGGCGCTGGCGGACAACCAGGAGGCTCTGCTG CAAGCGACACAGCTGGCAACCTGA
- the LOC114798393 gene encoding anoctamin-7-like isoform X1, which translates to MPKRKKSTEQMDREVLLNLDSSAEPQNNDSYGSLQNGGFIPPRYLTAAADDDDDNDPIYTHNYSVPSAPPAQPKGNLFRDGKTKIDFVLVWEVKTSRKRRSRGMSGSEVETGQSRSEKKRAYQASLREKFIHNLESAGLQMEKEEAASAKKTIHYLKLSAPWDMMVYYAEELCLRAPLQAQPNPDFNTSARVLQKLHVPNVMSQSVPNRPVDYYTCAFRKSKMEKFLGSENHDTYFTNTQRHRVVYEILARTVYGKRKRAEVGVARLLSEGVFTAAYPLHEGPFEAADHEVSPEVLNPRQVLFQYWARWTKWYKYQPLDHIREYFGEKIAIYFAWLGFYTTWLVPAALVGTFVFISGIISMGSNTPAKEICNSGGRYLMCPLCETCSPWNLSDICPMAKVGYLFDHPGTVFFSVFMSFWAVTFLEYWKRKNATLAHHWDCMDFQEVEERPRPEFAAMAPAMEHNPVTGVKEPYFPEKARISRMLTGSMVIVIMLCVVMIFLVTVIIYRSIVSVMMFETGSSVLRTQAGNIANISSSMVNLALILLMGQVYTALAEQLTKWEMHRTQTQYEDAFTFKVFVFQFVNFYSSPFYVAFFKGRFVGYPGHYGTLFGMRNEDCGPGGCLIELAEQLFVIMVGKQLINNVQEFVIPKLKAWKQKKSMASVKKSQESHDPRRWEKDYELIECEGLFEEYLEIVLQFGFITIFVAAFPLAPLFALLNNWAEVRLDAHKFVCEYRRPVAERAQNIGVWFIILEALSHLSVIVNAFLIAFTSDFLPRLLYQYRYNQELHGYVNFTLAYSPPGYNLTSHTVCRYKAFRDENGNYTLVYWELLAVRLSFIIAFEHVVFFVLRVIDWMVPDVPESLEIKVKRERYLAKQALADNQEALLVSRGQLPVQVSCHGDVHTFNPPHAHCNQVCLEPQGSAHLLQAVQLFISHHHPHLLNFHFRITQP; encoded by the exons ATGCCGAAGAGGAAAAAGAGCACGGAGCAGATGGACCGCGAGGTTCTGCTTAATCTGGACAGCAGTGCCGAGCCTCAGAACAATGACAGCTATGGCAGCCTGCAGAATGGAGGCTTCATCCCTCCCAGATAC ctcaCTGCCgcagctgatgatgatgatgacaatgaccCTATCTACACCCACAACTACAGTGTCCCCTCAGCACCTCCAGCCCAGCCAAAGGGCAACCTCTTCAGAGATGGCAAAACCAAAATAG ACTTTGTCCTTGTGTGGGAGGTGAAGACATCTCGGAAGCGACGTAGTCGAGGGATGTCCGGGAGTGAGGTGGAGACAGGTCAGAGCAGGTCGGAGAAGAAGAGGGCATACCAGGCATCTTTGAGGGAGAAGTTCATCCACAACCTGGAGAGCGCAGGGCTGCAAATGGAGAAG GAGGAAGCAGCCAGTGCCAAGAAGACCATCCACTACCTGAAGCTCAGCGCCCCATGGGATATGATGGTGTACTACGCAGAGGAGCTATGTCTCCGAGCACCGCTGCAG GCTCAGCCAAATCCAGACTTTAACACCTCAGCTCGGGTCCTGCAGAAGCTCCATGTGCCAAATGTGATGTCCCAATCTGTTCCCAACAGGCCGGTGGACTACTACACATGTGCCTTTCGCAAATCCAAAATGGAAAA GTTCTTGGGCTCAGAGAACCATGATACATACTTcaccaacacacagagacacagagtg gtgtaTGAGATCCTGGCTCGAACTGTGTATGGCAAACGCAAGCGTGCAGAGGTGGGCGTGGCTCGGCTTCTCAGTGAAGGGGTGTTCACCGCTGCATACCCGCTCCATGAG GGTCCGTTTGAGGCCGCAGACCACGAGGTTTCTCCAGAGGTTCTGAACCCGAGGCAGGTGTTGTTTCAGTACTGGGCTCGCTGGACTAAATGGTACAAGTATCAGCCTCTGGACCACATCAGAGAGTATTTCGGAGAGAAAATCGCCATCTACTTTGCTTGGCTTG GTTTCTACACAACATGGCTGGTCCCTGCTGCTTTGGTTGGGACATTCGTCTTTATATCAGGAATCATCTCTATGGGGTCCAACACCCCTGC TAAGGAGATCTGCAACAGTGGAGGTCGGTACCTGATGTGCCCCCTCTGTGAAACCTGCAGCCCCTGGAACTTGTCAGATATCTGTCCCATGGCCAAG GTGGGGTACCTCTTTGATCACCCTGGGACAGTTTTCTTCAGTGTCTTCATGTCCTTCTGGGCTGTCACCTTCCTGGAGTACTGGAAACGCAAGAATGCCACTCTGGCTCACCACTGGGACTGCATGGACTTCCAAGAAGTGGAG GAACGTCCTCGACCAGAGTTCGCAGCTATGGCACCAGCAATGGAACACAACCCAGTGACTGGCGTGAAGGAGCCTTATTTTCCGGAGAAAGCCAGAATCTCCCGTATGCTGACAGGGTCCATGGTCATCGTCATCATG CTTTGTGTAGTGATGATTTTCCTGGTCACTGTCATCATATACAGAAGTATAGTGAGCGTGATGATGTTTGAGACGGGCAGCTCTGTCTTGAGAACTCAG GCTGGGAATATAGCCAATATCTCGAGCAGTATGGTGAACCTCGCTCTTATCCTGCTGATGGGACAGGTCTACACTGCATTAGCAGAGCAGCTGACAAAATGGG AGATGCACCGGACCCAGACTCAGTATGAAGATGCCTTCACGTTCAAAGTGTTTGTCTTCCAGTTTGTAAATTTCTACTCCTCTCCCTTCTATGTGGCATTTTTCAAGGGAAG ATTTGTGGGATATCCTGGCCACTATGGAACACTTTTTGGCATGAGGAACGAAGAT tgtggcCCGGGTGGTTGTCTGATTGAACTGGCAGAGCAACTGTTTGTCATCATGGTCGGGAAACAGCTGATCAACAACGTCCAGGAGTTTGTTATCCC AAAGCTGAAGGCCTGGAAGCAGAAGAAATCCATGGCATCGGTGAAAAAGTCCCAGGAATCCCATGACCCTCGGCGCTGGGAGAAGGACTATGAGCTGATCGAGTGTGAGGGTCTGTTTGAAGAGTATCTGGAGATCG TCCTGCAGTTCGGCTTCATCACCATCTTCGTGGCGGCGTTCCCTCTCGCCCCGCTCTTCGCCCTGCTCAACAACTGGGCCGAGGTGCGTCTGGACGCGCACAAGTTCGTGTGCGAGTACCGCCGGCCTGTCGCTGAGCGTGCGCAGAACATCGGGGTGTGGTTCATCATCCTCGAAGCCCTGTCACACCTGTCCGTTATAGTCAAC GCTTTCCTGATTGCTTTCACGTCTGATTTCCTGCCCcggctgctgtatcagtacagGTATAATCAGGAGCTTCACGGTTACGTGAACTTCACCCTGGCCTACTCCCCGCCAGGCTACAACCTCACCAGTCACACTGTGTGCAG ATATAAGGCTTTCCGGGATGAAAATGGAAACTACACTCTGGTGTACTGGGAGTTGCTGGCTGTCAGACTCAGCTTCATCATTGCTTTTGAG CATGTGGTTTTCTTCGTGCTGCGGGTGATTGACTGGATGGTTCCAGATGTTCCAGAGTCACTGGAGATAAAGGTGAAACGTGAACGCTACCTTGCCAAGCAGGCGCTGGCGGACAACCAGGAGGCTCTGCTGGTGAGTCGTGGTCAGCTTCCAGTCCAGGTCAGTTGCCATGGCGATGTCCATACGTTCAACCCACCACACGCTCACTGCAACCAAGTGTGCCTGGAGCCCCAAGGCTCTGCTCATCTCCTGCAAGCTGTACAGTTGTTCATATCTCATCACCATCCACATCTGCTTAATTTTCACTTCAGAATCACACAGCCATAA